In Phycisphaerae bacterium, the following proteins share a genomic window:
- a CDS encoding replication-associated recombination protein A gives MAAAEPLAVRMRPRTLEEFAGQKHFVGEGKLLRRMLEADRLSSLIFYGPPGTGKTSLARVIANHTKATFNYLSAPAASVNDIRDVIRQAKDRLATAGARTVLFIDEIHRFNRAQQDVLLDDVEAGVLILIGATTENPFFSVNSPLISRSTVFTFESLSEEDIVQLLTAAIADKERGLGRLDVEAEEKALKFLAVMSDGDARKALTALEVGVLSQAARREGKRTKFNLEVAKESIQQKTIDYDGTGDTHYDLASAFQKSMRGSDPDATIYWLARMISGGEDTRFIARRIAVCAAEDVGNADPMATVLAAAAVQISEFVGLPEAQLVLAQAAIYVACAPKSNASSSAIWSAVSDVKSQKTIPVPKHLKDSHYSAAKKLGYGTDYKYPHNFKDSFVPQEYLPAALKKRYYDPKEAGYEKNIKLYLQKLETLIQNSKSVRKSTGEEG, from the coding sequence ATGGCGGCGGCGGAGCCATTGGCGGTTCGGATGCGGCCACGGACGTTAGAAGAATTCGCGGGGCAGAAGCACTTCGTCGGCGAGGGGAAATTATTAAGGCGGATGCTGGAGGCGGACCGGCTGAGCAGTTTGATTTTCTACGGGCCACCGGGAACGGGCAAGACATCTCTGGCCCGAGTTATAGCAAATCACACAAAGGCGACGTTTAATTATTTGAGCGCGCCGGCGGCGAGCGTGAATGACATTCGGGACGTAATAAGGCAAGCGAAGGACAGATTGGCGACGGCAGGGGCGCGGACGGTGCTTTTTATCGATGAGATTCACCGGTTCAATCGTGCGCAGCAGGACGTGCTGCTCGATGACGTGGAGGCGGGGGTTTTAATCCTAATAGGCGCGACGACGGAGAACCCGTTTTTTTCGGTCAATTCGCCGCTGATTTCCCGCAGCACCGTATTTACTTTTGAATCGCTTAGCGAGGAAGACATTGTGCAGTTGCTGACGGCGGCGATTGCTGATAAGGAGCGGGGGCTTGGCAGATTAGATGTCGAGGCGGAGGAAAAGGCCCTGAAATTTCTGGCGGTGATGAGCGACGGCGATGCGAGAAAGGCGTTAACGGCGCTGGAGGTAGGGGTTTTATCTCAGGCGGCCCGCAGGGAAGGAAAAAGAACAAAATTTAATCTGGAAGTTGCGAAAGAGTCGATACAACAAAAGACAATTGATTATGACGGCACGGGCGATACACACTACGATTTGGCAAGCGCTTTTCAGAAGAGTATGCGGGGCAGCGACCCTGATGCCACGATTTACTGGCTTGCGAGGATGATATCAGGCGGAGAGGACACGCGTTTTATCGCTCGCCGGATAGCGGTATGTGCGGCTGAAGATGTCGGAAATGCCGACCCGATGGCGACAGTTTTGGCGGCAGCGGCCGTTCAGATATCCGAATTTGTGGGTCTGCCTGAGGCACAATTGGTGCTGGCGCAAGCGGCCATATATGTTGCGTGTGCGCCAAAATCGAATGCGTCGTCTTCGGCCATCTGGAGCGCAGTCAGCGACGTAAAGTCTCAAAAGACTATACCGGTGCCGAAGCATTTGAAGGACAGCCATTATTCGGCAGCAAAGAAGCTGGGTTACGGGACGGATTACAAGTATCCGCACAATTTTAAGGACAGTTTCGTGCCGCAGGAGTATCTGCCGGCGGCTTTGAAAAAGAGGTATTACGACCCGAAAGAGGCCGGGTATGAAAAAAATATCAAGCTCTATTTACAAAAGCTGGAAACCTTGATACAAAATAGCAAGTCTGTCCGAAAGAGTACTGGAGAAGA